One Actinoplanes missouriensis 431 DNA segment encodes these proteins:
- a CDS encoding NAD(P)-dependent malic enzyme yields MTMSATVPLSSRDDLSLAYTPGVARVCEAIAEDESLYADYTWTANTVAVVTDGSAVLGLGNIGPKAAMPVMEGKSVLFKQFGGVDSIPICLDTQDVEGIIAAVKAMAPSFGGINLEDISAPRCFEIEERLDAELDIPVFHDDQHGTAVVTLAALRNAAKLLGRRFADLRVVVSGAGAAGVAITNTLIAAGVQGANMIVCDSRGIIHADRANLGPFKERIAATTNISGRTGGITEALIGADVLIGVSGGAIEESALAGMAPGAIIFALANPTPEVPPALAHRYASIVATGRSDFPNQINNVLAFPGIFRGTLDVRATTITERMKVAAADAIAAIVADDLRPEAIVPSPLDPRVGPAVAAAVAAAAIEDGVARRAAVPAPASVVAEVRQTA; encoded by the coding sequence ATGACGATGAGCGCGACGGTCCCGCTGTCCAGTCGCGACGATCTGTCCCTCGCCTACACGCCCGGCGTCGCCCGCGTCTGTGAGGCGATCGCCGAGGACGAGTCGCTCTACGCCGACTACACCTGGACCGCCAACACCGTCGCCGTGGTCACCGACGGTTCCGCCGTCCTGGGCCTCGGCAACATCGGCCCCAAGGCCGCGATGCCCGTCATGGAGGGCAAGTCCGTCCTGTTCAAGCAGTTCGGCGGGGTCGACTCGATCCCGATCTGCCTGGACACCCAGGACGTCGAGGGAATCATCGCCGCGGTCAAGGCGATGGCGCCGTCGTTCGGCGGGATCAACCTGGAGGACATCAGCGCGCCGCGCTGCTTCGAGATCGAGGAGCGGCTCGACGCCGAGCTCGACATCCCGGTCTTCCACGACGACCAGCACGGCACCGCGGTCGTCACGCTCGCCGCGCTGCGCAACGCCGCGAAGCTGCTCGGGCGTCGCTTCGCCGACCTGCGCGTGGTCGTCAGCGGTGCGGGCGCGGCCGGTGTCGCGATCACCAACACGCTGATCGCCGCCGGCGTCCAGGGCGCCAACATGATCGTCTGCGACTCGCGCGGCATCATCCACGCCGACCGCGCGAACCTGGGCCCGTTCAAGGAGCGGATCGCCGCGACCACGAACATCTCCGGGCGGACCGGCGGGATCACCGAGGCGCTGATCGGCGCCGACGTGCTGATCGGCGTCTCCGGTGGCGCGATCGAGGAGTCGGCGCTGGCCGGCATGGCGCCCGGCGCGATCATCTTCGCGCTGGCCAACCCCACGCCGGAGGTTCCGCCGGCGCTCGCGCACCGATACGCGTCGATCGTCGCGACCGGCCGCAGCGACTTCCCCAACCAGATCAACAACGTGCTGGCCTTCCCGGGCATCTTCCGCGGCACGCTCGACGTCCGGGCCACCACGATCACCGAGCGGATGAAGGTCGCGGCCGCCGACGCGATCGCCGCGATCGTCGCCGACGACCTGCGTCCCGAGGCGATCGTGCCGTCCCCGCTGGACCCGCGGGTCGGTCCGGCCGTCGCCGCGGCGGTCGCGGCGGCGGCGATCGAGGACGGCGTGGCGCGCCGGGCCGCCGTTCCGGCGCCGGCTTCCGTCGTGGCCGAGGTCCGGCAGACCGCCTGA
- a CDS encoding GNAT family N-acetyltransferase, whose protein sequence is MAVLMTAAAPTGTSGYTLLIADDASLVEAAQRLRHDVFAGELGATLTGSAGLDSDEFDAYCDHLIVRDDSTGEVVGTYRMLPPRAAELAGRRYADSEFDLSALRPLRDHLVEIGRSCVHPDHRSGAVVNLMWAGIARYLHLNNLRWLGGCASVPLGDGGVTAAGVRERINGKHLSPPALRVKPRRPWTPAEGVAGDPKVAVPALLRGYLRLGSWVCGEPAYDPAFDCADFYVLFSMDRLDPRYRRHFLGATR, encoded by the coding sequence ATGGCAGTTCTGATGACGGCCGCCGCACCCACCGGGACCAGCGGCTACACGCTCCTCATCGCGGACGACGCGAGCCTCGTCGAGGCCGCGCAGCGACTGCGTCACGACGTCTTCGCCGGCGAGCTCGGCGCCACACTGACCGGGTCGGCCGGTCTCGACAGCGACGAGTTCGACGCGTACTGCGACCACCTGATCGTCCGGGACGACTCGACCGGCGAGGTGGTGGGCACGTACCGGATGCTCCCGCCGCGCGCCGCCGAGCTGGCCGGCCGCCGGTACGCGGACTCCGAGTTCGACCTGAGCGCCCTGCGCCCGCTGCGTGACCACCTGGTCGAGATCGGCCGGTCCTGCGTGCACCCGGACCACCGCTCCGGGGCCGTGGTCAACCTGATGTGGGCCGGTATCGCCCGGTACCTGCACCTCAACAACCTGCGCTGGCTGGGCGGCTGCGCCTCGGTGCCGCTCGGCGACGGTGGCGTGACCGCGGCCGGCGTCCGGGAGCGGATCAACGGCAAGCACCTCTCCCCGCCGGCGCTGCGGGTGAAGCCGCGCCGGCCGTGGACCCCGGCCGAGGGCGTCGCCGGCGACCCCAAGGTGGCGGTTCCGGCGCTGCTCCGCGGATATCTGCGGCTGGGCAGCTGGGTCTGCGGCGAGCCGGCCTACGACCCGGCCTTCGACTGCGCCGACTTCTACGTGCTCTTCTCGATGGATCGCCTGGACCCGCGGTACCGGCGGCACTTCCTGGGCGCGACACGATGA
- a CDS encoding S26 family signal peptidase, which produces MAWQLPLFAALVQGPSMVPTLRSGDAVLVRRGGRIRPGDVVVAGFRSRPGLLVVKRAIREQDGGWWLEGDNQLVIDDSRAYGVADVLGRVTFRYWPRPGPIK; this is translated from the coding sequence TTGGCATGGCAATTACCACTGTTCGCAGCGCTGGTGCAGGGCCCGTCCATGGTCCCCACGCTGAGGTCCGGCGACGCCGTGCTGGTCCGCCGGGGTGGCCGGATCCGTCCCGGTGACGTGGTGGTGGCCGGTTTCCGGTCCCGGCCCGGCCTGCTGGTGGTCAAGCGCGCGATCCGCGAGCAGGACGGCGGATGGTGGCTCGAGGGCGACAATCAGCTAGTCATCGACGACTCGCGGGCGTATGGGGTTGCCGATGTCCTCGGGCGTGTGACATTTCGGTACTGGCCCAGGCCAGGGCCGATAAAGTAG
- a CDS encoding DUF6104 family protein: MYFTDRGIEELVERRGEETVTLEWIGEQLRTFVDMNPEFETPIERFATWLARDDEDEDE, translated from the coding sequence ATGTACTTCACCGATCGTGGCATCGAGGAGCTCGTCGAACGGCGCGGCGAAGAGACCGTGACCCTGGAGTGGATCGGCGAGCAGCTGCGTACCTTCGTCGACATGAACCCGGAGTTCGAGACTCCGATCGAGCGGTTCGCCACCTGGCTGGCCCGTGACGACGAGGACGAAGACGAGTAG
- a CDS encoding acetate/propionate family kinase has translation MTRVLVLNCGSSSVRYRLYEGDEVLTKGLIQRIGEADGDAADHDEALRNLMDRLDLGGLTAVGHRVVHGGERFTASTVVTDEVLAAIEDLIPLAPLHNPGALTGLRVARKLLPDVPQVAVFDTAFHATIPPEGALWAIDSALAKQWGLRRYGFHGTSHAYVSRETARLIGKPVGETNVITLHLGNGASATAVRGGRSVATSMGMTPLPGLVMGTRSGDIDPSLIFHLHRVAGLSMDEIEDALTRRSGLLGVSGHNDMRTVLERREAGDPDATLALDLYCRRIREYVGAYLAVLGRVDAITFTAGVGEHSPEVRDHALAGLEALGIAVDPDRNARNELIISPDGSPVTVCVVPTEEELEIASEALRAVRSEGQPED, from the coding sequence ATGACCCGGGTACTCGTGCTCAACTGCGGCTCCTCGTCGGTGCGCTACCGGCTCTACGAGGGTGACGAGGTGCTCACCAAGGGGCTGATCCAGCGGATCGGCGAGGCTGACGGCGACGCCGCCGACCACGACGAGGCGCTGCGGAACCTGATGGACCGCCTCGACCTCGGCGGGCTGACCGCGGTCGGTCACCGGGTGGTGCACGGCGGGGAGCGGTTCACCGCGTCCACGGTGGTGACCGACGAGGTGCTCGCCGCGATCGAGGATCTGATCCCGCTCGCCCCGCTGCACAACCCGGGCGCGCTGACCGGGCTGCGGGTGGCGCGCAAGCTCCTGCCGGACGTGCCGCAGGTGGCCGTCTTCGACACCGCGTTCCACGCGACGATCCCGCCCGAGGGCGCACTCTGGGCGATCGACTCCGCGCTGGCGAAGCAGTGGGGACTGCGACGGTACGGATTCCACGGCACCTCGCACGCCTACGTGTCCCGGGAGACGGCCCGGCTGATCGGCAAGCCGGTCGGGGAGACCAACGTGATCACCCTGCACCTGGGCAACGGGGCGAGCGCGACGGCGGTCCGCGGCGGCCGGAGCGTGGCGACCTCGATGGGGATGACGCCGCTGCCGGGGCTGGTCATGGGCACCCGCTCCGGGGACATCGACCCGAGCCTGATCTTCCACCTGCACCGGGTGGCCGGGCTGTCGATGGACGAGATCGAGGACGCACTGACCCGCCGGTCCGGGCTGCTCGGCGTCTCCGGGCACAACGACATGCGGACGGTCCTGGAGCGCCGGGAGGCCGGGGACCCGGACGCCACGCTGGCGCTGGACCTCTACTGCCGGCGGATCCGGGAGTACGTCGGGGCGTACCTGGCCGTGCTGGGCCGGGTGGACGCGATCACCTTCACCGCCGGCGTGGGCGAGCACTCGCCGGAGGTCCGGGACCACGCGCTTGCCGGGCTGGAGGCTCTCGGCATCGCGGTGGACCCGGACCGCAACGCACGCAACGAACTGATCATCTCCCCGGACGGCTCACCGGTCACGGTGTGCGTGGTGCCGACCGAGGAGGAGCTGGAGATCGCCTCGGAGGCCCTGCGAGCCGTGCGCTCAGAGGGCCAGCCAGAGGACTAG
- the sodN gene encoding superoxide dismutase, Ni, with product MRLPRFLTPRTVVSAHCDLPCGVYDPAQARIEAESIKAIAEKYQANTDPEFRTRAILIKEQRAELVKHHLWVLWTDYFKAPHFEKYPNLHQLFNEATKLAGAAGAKGSVDPSVAEQLLGKIEEISKIFWETKQA from the coding sequence ATGCGACTTCCGCGTTTCCTCACGCCGCGCACCGTGGTCAGCGCGCACTGTGACCTGCCCTGCGGGGTCTACGACCCGGCCCAGGCCCGGATCGAGGCCGAGTCGATCAAGGCGATCGCCGAGAAGTACCAGGCGAACACCGACCCGGAGTTCCGCACCCGGGCCATCCTGATCAAGGAGCAGCGCGCCGAGCTGGTCAAGCACCACCTGTGGGTGCTCTGGACCGACTACTTCAAGGCGCCGCACTTCGAGAAGTACCCGAACCTGCACCAGCTCTTCAACGAGGCCACCAAGCTGGCCGGCGCCGCCGGCGCCAAGGGCTCGGTCGACCCGTCGGTCGCCGAGCAGCTGCTTGGAAAGATCGAGGAGATCTCCAAGATCTTCTGGGAGACCAAGCAGGCCTGA
- the pta gene encoding phosphate acetyltransferase, protein MNPVARSVYVAGLGPGVGKGTVALGIVELLSRRVAKVAVFRPLVAGAGRDSVLSVLQDRYPGPVPYEESFGVTLAEATALVADGRREELIGRIVERYREVERRSTAVVIVGSDFTDKIEEGRDELPRELAFNARLATEFGSVVVPVVSGEGRTPESLAAAARSAYHSLVDLGATVLAVIANRVPFPDPAVTGLPVPFWAMPEVAAIAAPTVGEVAAALDATIFTGTPGALDRDVLDYVVGAAQVPTVLQHLTEGALLITPGDRADLLVAASAAHAAGTVTLAGLVLTLGEPPDRHAVEVIERLNTGLAILISKADSYHTIAAAGRIKAELSTPRKIEAALGVFEKHVDTDELASMLDVARSSRVTPLMFENDLIDRARADRRHLVLPEGTEERILRAAETLLRRDVADLTLLGDPAEITRRAREIGVEIGGAQLVDPAASAWREDFAARYAELRKHRGVTMDLAYDVVRDVNYFGTLMVAAGRADGMVSGANHTTAATIRPAFEIIKTVPGLSVASSVFFMLLADRVLVYGDCAVNPDPDAAQLADIALSSAQTAAAFGLEPRVAMLSYSTGSSGSGADVDKVVAATALVRERRPDLPVEGPIQYDAAIDPAVAAAKLPGSAVAGKATVFVFPDLNTGNNTYKAVQRSANAVAVGPVMQGLRAPVNDLSRGATVKDIVNTVAITAIQAGAK, encoded by the coding sequence TTGAATCCCGTGGCACGCAGCGTTTACGTCGCGGGTTTGGGCCCCGGCGTCGGAAAAGGAACCGTGGCGCTCGGCATCGTCGAGCTGCTGTCCCGGCGAGTGGCGAAGGTGGCGGTCTTCCGGCCGCTTGTCGCGGGCGCCGGGCGAGATTCCGTTCTCTCCGTCCTCCAGGACCGCTATCCCGGGCCGGTGCCCTACGAGGAGTCGTTCGGCGTCACCCTCGCCGAGGCGACGGCGCTGGTCGCCGACGGCCGGCGCGAGGAGCTGATCGGCCGGATCGTGGAGCGCTACCGGGAGGTGGAGCGCCGCAGCACGGCTGTGGTGATCGTCGGGAGCGACTTCACCGACAAGATCGAGGAGGGCCGCGACGAGCTGCCCCGGGAGCTGGCCTTCAACGCCCGGCTGGCGACCGAGTTCGGCAGCGTCGTGGTCCCGGTGGTCAGCGGCGAGGGGCGTACCCCGGAGTCGCTCGCGGCGGCGGCCCGCAGCGCGTACCACTCCCTGGTGGATCTCGGCGCGACGGTCCTCGCCGTGATCGCCAACCGGGTGCCTTTCCCGGATCCGGCGGTGACCGGCCTGCCGGTCCCGTTCTGGGCGATGCCGGAGGTCGCGGCGATCGCCGCACCCACGGTGGGCGAGGTGGCCGCCGCCCTGGACGCCACGATCTTCACGGGTACGCCCGGCGCCCTCGACCGGGACGTGCTGGACTACGTGGTCGGCGCCGCCCAGGTCCCCACCGTCCTGCAGCACCTCACCGAGGGCGCGCTGCTGATCACCCCCGGCGACCGGGCCGACCTGCTGGTGGCCGCGAGCGCCGCGCACGCGGCCGGCACGGTCACCCTGGCCGGCCTCGTGCTGACCCTCGGTGAGCCGCCGGACCGGCACGCCGTCGAGGTGATCGAACGCCTCAACACCGGCCTGGCCATCCTGATCTCCAAGGCCGACAGCTACCACACCATCGCCGCGGCCGGCCGGATCAAGGCCGAGCTGAGCACCCCGCGCAAGATCGAGGCGGCGCTCGGCGTCTTCGAGAAGCACGTGGACACCGACGAGCTGGCCTCCATGCTCGACGTGGCCCGGTCCAGCCGGGTCACCCCGCTGATGTTCGAGAACGACCTGATCGACCGGGCCCGGGCCGACCGCCGGCACCTGGTGCTGCCGGAGGGCACCGAGGAACGGATCCTGCGGGCCGCCGAGACGCTGCTGCGGCGCGACGTCGCCGACCTCACCCTGCTCGGCGACCCGGCCGAGATCACCCGGCGGGCCCGGGAGATCGGCGTGGAGATCGGCGGGGCGCAGCTGGTGGACCCGGCGGCCAGCGCCTGGCGCGAAGACTTCGCGGCCCGCTACGCCGAGCTGCGCAAACACCGCGGCGTCACGATGGACCTGGCGTACGACGTGGTCCGCGACGTGAACTACTTCGGCACCCTGATGGTCGCCGCCGGGCGCGCCGACGGCATGGTGTCCGGCGCGAACCACACGACGGCGGCCACGATTCGGCCGGCCTTCGAGATCATCAAGACAGTTCCGGGGCTGTCGGTGGCGTCCAGCGTGTTCTTCATGCTGCTCGCCGACCGGGTGCTGGTCTACGGCGACTGCGCGGTCAACCCCGACCCGGACGCCGCCCAGCTCGCCGACATCGCGCTCTCCTCGGCGCAGACCGCCGCCGCGTTCGGCCTCGAGCCCCGGGTCGCGATGCTGTCGTACTCGACCGGCAGCTCGGGCTCCGGCGCGGACGTGGACAAGGTCGTGGCGGCCACCGCGCTGGTCCGCGAGCGGCGGCCGGACCTGCCGGTCGAGGGCCCGATCCAGTACGACGCGGCGATCGACCCGGCCGTGGCCGCCGCGAAACTCCCCGGCAGCGCGGTCGCGGGCAAGGCGACGGTGTTCGTGTTCCCCGACCTGAACACGGGCAACAACACGTACAAGGCGGTGCAGCGGTCGGCGAACGCGGTGGCGGTCGGCCCGGTCATGCAGGGCCTGCGCGCGCCGGTCAACGACCTGTCCCGCGGCGCGACGGTCAAGGACATCGTGAACACGGTCGCCATCACGGCGATCCAGGCGGGAGCGAAATGA
- a CDS encoding zinc-binding dehydrogenase — protein MRAAYASALHPDQPLRGLTVGDLPASPAPDGWVTVEVRASSLNHHDLWSLRGVGLPPDRLPMILGCDAAGVDPDGNEVVVYPVVEDRADPRGFSLFSERHPGTIAERLAAPRENLIPKPAGVSFADAACLPTAWLTAYHMLVTRGRIAEAESVLVQGAGGGVATAAVALGVALGKRVYATSREQGKRERIAELGATAVEPGARLPERVGVVIESVGAPTFDHSMKCAAPGARIVVCGATAGHRAEIDLRRVFAMQLEILGSSMGTPDELAALLRMIEEGTVRPVIDTTFGFGEVERAFERLASGDVFGKVVIDHLA, from the coding sequence ATGCGCGCTGCCTACGCCTCCGCCCTGCACCCGGACCAGCCCCTCCGCGGCCTGACCGTCGGTGACCTGCCCGCATCGCCCGCACCCGACGGCTGGGTGACGGTCGAGGTCCGGGCCTCCTCGCTCAACCACCACGACCTCTGGTCGCTGCGCGGCGTCGGCCTGCCGCCCGACCGGCTCCCGATGATCCTCGGCTGTGACGCGGCCGGCGTCGACCCGGACGGCAACGAGGTCGTCGTCTACCCGGTGGTCGAGGACAGGGCCGACCCCCGCGGCTTCTCGCTCTTCTCCGAGCGCCACCCCGGCACGATCGCCGAACGGCTCGCGGCGCCCCGGGAGAACCTCATCCCGAAACCGGCCGGAGTGTCCTTCGCGGACGCGGCCTGCCTGCCGACGGCCTGGCTCACGGCGTACCACATGCTGGTGACCCGCGGCCGGATCGCCGAGGCCGAGTCCGTGCTGGTGCAGGGGGCCGGCGGCGGCGTCGCCACCGCGGCCGTCGCGCTCGGTGTCGCGCTCGGCAAGCGGGTCTACGCGACCAGTCGTGAGCAGGGGAAACGGGAGCGGATCGCCGAGCTGGGCGCGACCGCGGTGGAACCCGGCGCCCGTCTTCCGGAGCGCGTCGGCGTGGTGATCGAGTCGGTCGGAGCGCCGACGTTCGACCACTCGATGAAGTGCGCGGCGCCGGGCGCCCGGATCGTGGTGTGCGGCGCGACCGCCGGGCACCGGGCCGAGATCGACCTGCGCCGGGTGTTCGCCATGCAGCTGGAGATCCTGGGCAGCAGCATGGGCACGCCCGACGAACTCGCCGCCCTGCTGCGGATGATCGAGGAGGGAACGGTTCGCCCGGTGATCGACACGACGTTCGGGTTCGGCGAGGTCGAGCGGGCGTTCGAGCGGCTGGCGTCCGGCGACGTCTTCGGCAAGGTGGTTATTGATCATCTCGCCTGA
- a CDS encoding multifunctional oxoglutarate decarboxylase/oxoglutarate dehydrogenase thiamine pyrophosphate-binding subunit/dihydrolipoyllysine-residue succinyltransferase subunit: MSTQQTSQDNPLADFGPNEWIVDEMYQRYLADPTSVDPAWHDFFADYKPAMASGSIATPDEATAANATATAAKAGTDAPAAATVAPPKPVTPAAAPKAEPKSKPAPAEKAAPKPSANAAATGEAKTTPLRGVASKIVQNMSASLEVPTATSVRAVPAKLMVDNRIVINNHLSRGRGGKVSFTHLIGWALIRAVVEHPEMNNSFAEIDGKPNLVQPPHINLGIAIDLAKKDGSRTLVVPSIKGCEAMDFRQFWQAYEDVVRRARRNELTMEDYSGTTISLTNPGGIGTVHSIPRLMNGQSAIIGVGAMEYPAPYAGMSDEMLTELGVSKVTTLTSTYDHRVIQGAQSGEFLKVMHELLLGNHGFYDEIFTSLRIPYEPVRWVRDVARTSEGQIDKAARVVELIHAYRVRGHLMADTDPLEFTIRKHPDLDVLQHGLTLWDLDRTFPVGGFAGKQKMKLRDVLGVLRDSYCRRVGIEYMHIQDPEERRWVQERIEVKYTKPDAEEQKHILHRLNAGEAFETFLQTKYVGQKRFSLEGGESLIPLLDAVLQSSAEAGLDEMVIGMAHRGRLNVLTNIVGKPYEKIFNEFEGQMDPRSAHGSGDVKYHLGQTGKYTTPDGEHSTTVSVVANPSHLEAVDPVLEGIVRAKQDRLDLGLHGYTVLPVLVHGDAAFAGQGVVAETLNLSQLRGYRTGGTVHVIVNNQVGFTTAPEYSRSSMYSTDVARMIQAPIFHVNGDDPEAVVRVAKLAFEYRQTFNKDVVIDMICYRRRGHNEGDDPSMTNPRMYQIIDTKRSVRKLYTEELIGRGDITVQEAEEQLRDYQGKLEGVFKATRDAAGTPPRPRVLAEEPEPVTETAVDPGVVRAVGQAHVELPEGFTPHKRVQQLLDRRAKMSTDGGIDWGFGELIAFGSLLHQGVTVRLAGQDSRRGTFTSRHAAIVDAKTGKDFLPISTLATGNARFFVHDSLLSEYAAMGFEYGYSVENPDALVLWEAQFGDFVNGAQSIVDEFLSSGEVKWGQQSSLVLLLPHGMEGQGPDHSSGRPERFLQLCAQDNMRVANPTTPANYFHLLRRQALSSKRKPLVVFSPKSLLRHKAAVSSVSEFTEGTFQPVIGDAGINGTPLDANAVKRVLLCSGKVYYDLAQARADRGNTDTAIIRMEQIYPLPVEELRSLLAQYPNAEDFAWVQEEPANQGAWSFVALNLLEHLEGVRLRRISRPAAAAPAVGSAKMHDAEQAALIEASLPRP; encoded by the coding sequence GTGTCGACGCAGCAGACTTCGCAGGACAATCCACTCGCGGACTTCGGTCCCAACGAGTGGATCGTCGATGAGATGTACCAGCGATACCTGGCCGACCCGACCAGTGTCGACCCTGCCTGGCACGACTTCTTCGCCGACTACAAGCCGGCGATGGCATCGGGTTCGATCGCGACTCCGGACGAGGCCACGGCGGCCAACGCCACCGCGACCGCCGCGAAAGCCGGCACTGACGCGCCCGCCGCGGCCACGGTCGCCCCGCCGAAACCGGTGACCCCGGCCGCCGCGCCGAAGGCGGAACCCAAGTCGAAGCCCGCCCCGGCCGAGAAGGCCGCGCCGAAGCCGTCGGCCAACGCCGCGGCGACCGGCGAGGCGAAGACCACCCCGCTGCGCGGTGTCGCCTCCAAGATCGTGCAGAACATGTCGGCCTCGCTCGAGGTCCCGACCGCCACCTCGGTGCGCGCGGTCCCGGCCAAGCTGATGGTCGACAACCGCATCGTGATCAACAACCACCTCTCCCGCGGTCGCGGTGGCAAGGTCAGCTTCACCCACCTGATCGGCTGGGCGCTGATCCGCGCGGTCGTCGAGCACCCGGAGATGAACAACTCCTTCGCCGAGATCGACGGCAAGCCCAACCTGGTCCAGCCGCCGCACATCAACCTGGGCATCGCGATCGACCTGGCGAAGAAGGACGGCTCGCGCACCCTCGTCGTGCCGTCCATCAAGGGCTGCGAGGCGATGGACTTCCGGCAGTTCTGGCAGGCGTACGAGGACGTGGTCCGGCGCGCCCGCCGCAACGAGCTGACCATGGAGGACTACTCCGGCACCACGATCTCGCTGACCAACCCCGGCGGCATCGGCACCGTCCACTCCATCCCGCGCCTGATGAACGGCCAGAGCGCGATCATCGGTGTCGGCGCGATGGAGTACCCCGCGCCGTACGCCGGGATGAGCGACGAGATGCTCACCGAGCTCGGCGTCAGCAAGGTCACCACGCTGACCAGCACCTACGACCACCGGGTCATCCAGGGTGCGCAGTCCGGCGAGTTCCTCAAGGTGATGCACGAGCTGCTGCTCGGCAACCACGGCTTCTACGACGAGATCTTCACGTCGCTGCGGATCCCGTACGAGCCGGTCCGCTGGGTGCGCGACGTGGCCCGGACCTCCGAGGGGCAGATCGACAAGGCCGCCCGGGTGGTCGAGCTGATCCACGCGTACCGGGTGCGCGGTCACCTGATGGCCGACACCGACCCGCTCGAGTTCACCATCCGCAAGCACCCCGACCTGGACGTGCTGCAGCACGGCCTGACCCTGTGGGACCTGGACCGGACGTTCCCGGTCGGTGGCTTCGCCGGCAAGCAGAAGATGAAGCTGCGCGACGTCCTCGGCGTGCTGCGGGACAGCTACTGCCGCCGGGTCGGCATCGAGTACATGCACATCCAGGACCCGGAGGAGCGCCGCTGGGTCCAGGAGCGCATCGAGGTCAAGTACACCAAGCCGGACGCCGAGGAGCAGAAGCACATCCTGCACCGGCTCAACGCCGGCGAGGCGTTCGAGACCTTCCTGCAGACCAAGTACGTCGGTCAGAAGCGGTTCTCGCTGGAGGGCGGCGAGTCGCTGATCCCGCTGCTCGACGCGGTCCTGCAGTCGTCGGCCGAGGCCGGTCTCGACGAGATGGTCATCGGCATGGCCCACCGCGGCCGGCTGAACGTGCTGACCAACATCGTCGGCAAGCCGTACGAGAAGATCTTCAACGAGTTCGAGGGTCAGATGGACCCGCGGTCGGCGCACGGCTCCGGTGACGTCAAGTACCACCTCGGTCAGACCGGCAAGTACACGACGCCGGACGGCGAGCACTCCACCACGGTCAGCGTGGTCGCCAACCCGTCGCACCTGGAGGCCGTGGACCCGGTGCTCGAGGGCATCGTCCGGGCCAAGCAGGACCGCCTCGACCTGGGCCTGCACGGTTACACCGTGCTGCCGGTGCTGGTGCACGGCGACGCCGCGTTCGCCGGTCAGGGCGTGGTCGCCGAGACGCTGAACCTGTCCCAGCTGCGCGGTTACCGGACCGGTGGCACGGTGCACGTCATCGTGAACAACCAGGTCGGTTTCACCACCGCCCCGGAGTACAGCCGCTCGTCGATGTACTCGACCGACGTGGCCCGGATGATCCAGGCGCCGATCTTCCACGTGAACGGCGACGACCCCGAGGCCGTGGTCCGGGTCGCGAAGCTGGCCTTCGAGTACCGGCAGACGTTCAACAAGGACGTCGTGATCGACATGATCTGCTACCGCCGCCGCGGTCACAACGAGGGCGACGACCCGTCGATGACCAACCCGCGGATGTACCAGATCATCGACACCAAGCGCAGCGTCCGGAAGCTCTACACCGAGGAGCTGATCGGCCGCGGCGACATCACCGTGCAGGAGGCCGAGGAGCAGCTGCGCGACTACCAGGGCAAGCTCGAGGGCGTCTTCAAGGCGACCCGGGACGCGGCCGGCACCCCGCCGCGGCCGCGGGTGCTCGCGGAGGAGCCGGAGCCGGTGACCGAGACCGCCGTCGACCCGGGCGTGGTGCGCGCGGTCGGCCAGGCGCACGTCGAGCTGCCCGAGGGCTTCACCCCGCACAAGCGGGTCCAGCAGCTGCTGGACCGGCGCGCCAAGATGTCCACCGACGGCGGCATCGACTGGGGCTTCGGTGAGCTGATCGCGTTCGGCTCGCTGCTGCACCAGGGCGTCACGGTCCGCCTCGCCGGTCAGGACTCGCGGCGCGGCACCTTCACCTCCCGGCACGCCGCGATCGTCGACGCGAAGACCGGCAAGGACTTCCTGCCGATCTCCACGCTGGCCACCGGCAACGCCCGGTTCTTCGTGCACGACTCGCTGCTCAGCGAGTACGCCGCGATGGGCTTCGAGTACGGGTACTCGGTGGAGAACCCGGACGCGCTGGTCCTCTGGGAGGCCCAGTTCGGCGACTTCGTCAACGGCGCGCAGTCGATCGTGGACGAGTTCCTCTCCTCCGGCGAGGTGAAGTGGGGCCAGCAGTCGTCGCTGGTGCTGCTGCTCCCGCACGGCATGGAGGGTCAGGGCCCGGACCACTCGTCCGGCCGTCCCGAGCGCTTCCTGCAGCTCTGCGCGCAGGACAACATGCGCGTGGCGAACCCGACCACCCCGGCGAACTACTTCCACCTGCTGCGCCGCCAGGCCCTGAGCAGCAAGCGCAAGCCGCTGGTGGTCTTCTCGCCGAAATCGCTGCTGCGTCACAAGGCAGCCGTCTCGTCGGTGAGCGAGTTCACCGAGGGCACCTTCCAGCCGGTGATCGGCGACGCCGGGATCAACGGCACGCCGCTCGACGCGAACGCGGTGAAGCGGGTCCTGCTCTGCTCCGGCAAGGTCTACTACGACCTGGCGCAGGCGCGGGCGGACCGCGGCAACACCGACACCGCGATCATCCGGATGGAGCAGATCTACCCGCTGCCCGTCGAGGAGCTGCGGTCGCTGCTCGCGCAGTACCCGAACGCCGAGGACTTCGCCTGGGTCCAGGAGGAGCCGGCGAACCAGGGCGCCTGGTCGTTCGTGGCGCTCAACCTGCTCGAGCACCTGGAGGGCGTCCGGCTCCGCCGGATCTCCCGCCCGGCCGCCGCCGCCCCGGCGGTGGGCTCGGCCAAGATGCACGACGCCGAGCAGGCCGCGCTGATCGAGGCGTCGCTGCCGCGTCCGTGA